In one Acanthochromis polyacanthus isolate Apoly-LR-REF ecotype Palm Island chromosome 20, KAUST_Apoly_ChrSc, whole genome shotgun sequence genomic region, the following are encoded:
- the ccr9b gene encoding C-C chemokine receptor type 9: MDYTEEPFMAVTTGYYSHQTDPTEYDDYDTGSTEDPGMCNRSWVRVFRGQYEPPLFWIIFILGAVGNLLVVWIYTTVRNRLKTMTDVYLLNLAVADLLFLCMLPFWAVDAVKGWDFGVSVCKMVSAVYKINFFSSMLLLTCISVDRYIAIVQVTKAQNFKKKRLFYSKLACLGVWLVSALLALPEFIFAEVKTDQNQQSFCVLVYSNNEFNRTKILVLSLQICMGFCLPLLVMIFCYSVIIRTLLQAKSFEKHKALRVIFAVVFVFVLSQLPHNSMLIVEATQASNAASFNCEAVIRSDIAGQVAKSLAFTHACLNPFLYVFIGVRFRQDLLRIVKTCASGPSHGGLLKVPAAPKRPSVMSDTDTTPALSI; encoded by the exons ATGG ATTACACGGAGGAACCGTTTATGGCTGTGACCACAGGATATTATTCTCATCAAACT gACCCCACTGAATATGATGATTATGACACCGGGTCGACTGAAGACCCCGGCATGTGCAACAGAAGCTGGGTCCGGGTGTTTCGTGGCCAGTACGAACCGCCGCTCTTCTGGATCATCTTCATCCTCGGCGCTGTTGGTAACCTGCTGGTGGTTTGGATCTACACCACCGTGCGCAACCGCCTGAAAACGATGACCGACGTGTACCTGCTAAACCTGGCAGTGGCTGACCTCCTCTTCCTGTGCATGCTGCCCTTCTGGGCCGTCGATGCCGTCAAGGGCTGGGACTTTGGCGTCAGCGTCTGCAAAATGGTGTCAGCCGTCTACAAGATCAACTTCTTCAGCAGCATGCTCCTTCTCACCTGCATTAGCGTGGACCGCTACATCGCTATTGTGCAAGTCACCAAGGCCCAGAACTTCAAGAAAAAGAGGCTCTTCTACAGCAAACTCGCCTGTCTCGGTGTCTGGCTTGTCTCAGCTCTCCTCGCCCTCCCTGAGTTTATCTTCGCTGAGGTGAAGACTGACCAAAATCAGCAATCCTTCTGTGTTCTAGTCTACTCGAACAACGAATTCAACCGGACTAAGATCCTGGTTCTGTCCCTGCAGATTTGCATGGGCTTCTGCCTTCCTCTGCTGGTGATGATCTTCTGTTACTCTGTCATCATTCGCACACTTCTGCAGGCCAAGAGCTTCGAAAAGCACAAGGCCCTGCGCGTCATCTTTgctgtggtgtttgtgtttgttctctctcaACTGCCTCACAATAGCATGCTGATAGTGGAAGCCACGCAGGCATCTAATGCTGCTTCCTTCAACTGTGAAGCTGTAATTCGTTCTGATATTGCAGGACAGGTCGCCAAGAGCCTGGCGTTCACTCACGCCTGCCTCAACCCATTCCTCTACGTCTTCATCGGAGTTCGGTTCAGACAAGACCTCCTAAGGATAGTGAAGACGTGTGCTAGCGGTCCGAGCCATGGAGGGCTCCTCAAAGTACCGGCAGCTCCCAAACGTCCCTCTGTCATGTCAGACACTGATACCACCCCTGCCCTTTCCATATAA